A single Argentina anserina chromosome 7, drPotAnse1.1, whole genome shotgun sequence DNA region contains:
- the LOC126802073 gene encoding uncharacterized protein LOC126802073 has translation MAKGDDAIRKKLNKANRKKLRKDDRSSSSVTARVASIIAAKKRRQSGKRRKCQGMCFSLPTLEDPYNDRSGKKEFEKLSKKVILPHKDETEFLREKCREIMRKNDKAKNPGLKNIKVTSLKNEQKKSLSFASIGSAEQRGGIGAVKTNTQREQARGDLDCPSKYLIRCLNEIENSLRCDGTYCHEEDKPLFVSTWGVEFWKSYSAGKDILESGGSSSTIEQIAWIVSSAADSISRKDEESPSATGPFLLFLVASQEKAAKVRSVCKPLKVLGIHTVSIHPGASLDHQIQGLKSSEPEFMISTPERLLELLSLKAIDLSGVSWLIVDGLESFQEQGYFDKLNSIRNYVTKTTRAVVFDDCLRHECVPVVQSLLTGSVCKLSRNDSVTSESECIVQSVNMT, from the exons ATGGCGAAAGGTGACGACGCGATCAGGAAGAAGCTGAACAAGGCCAACCGCAAAAAGCTCCGCAAGGACGACCGCTCTTCCTCCTCCGTCACCGCTCGCGTCGCCTCCATTATCGCCGCCAAGAAGCGCCGCCAGTCCGGCAAACGCCGCAAATGCCAG GGTATGTGCTTTAGCCTCCCTACACTGGAGGATCCCTACAATGACAGGAGTGGTAAGAAGGAATTTGAAAAACTTAGCAAGAAAGTCATCCTTCCGCACAAGGATGAGACCGAGTTTCTCAGGGAGAAATGTAGAGAGATTATGAGAAAGAATGACAAGGCGAAGAATCCAGGGCTGAAAAATATCAAGGTCACGAGTTTGAAGAATGAGCAGAAGAAATCGCTCTCGTTTGCCTCTATTGGTAGTGCAGAACAGAGAGGCGGAATTGGCGCAGTGAAGACAAATACTCAGCGGGAACAGGCCCGCGGAGACTTGGATTGTCCGTCCAAGTATCTGATTCGGTGTTTGAATGAAATTGAGAATTCACTGCGATGTGATGGTACCTATTGTCATGAGGAGGATAAGCCTTTATTTGTTAGTACTTGGGGAGTTGAGTTTTGGAAATCTTATTCAGCTGGGAAGGATATATTAGAGAGTGGTGGAAGTTCTTCAACAATAGAGCAAATTGCATGGATTGTTTCCAGTGCTGCTGATTCGATTTCTAGAAAGGACGAAGAAAGTCCATCAGCCACCGGTCCATTTCTTTTATTCCTTGTTGCATCTCAGGAGAAAGCGGCCAAG GTACGGTCAGTGTGCAAACCTTTGAAGGTTCTCGGAATACATACAGTGAGTATACACCCGGGTGCTTCCTTAGATCACCAGATTCAAGG TCTGAAGAGTTCGGAGCCTGAGTTTATGATCTCAACACCTGAAAGGCTCCTGGAGCTTCTTtccttgaaggctattgatctATCAGGGGTGTCCTGGCTG ATTGTTGATGGACTGGAATCTTTTCAAGAACAAGGttattttgataaattaaATTCCATCCGGAATTATGTAACCAAAACAACCCGTGCGGTTGTTTTTGACGATTGTCTTCGACACGAGTGTGTACCAGTGGTGCAAAGTCTTCTGACCGGCTCCGTCTGTAAATTATCGCGTAATGATTCTGTCACCAGTGAAAGTGAATGCATCGTTCAGTCAGTAAACATGACTTGA
- the LOC126802084 gene encoding cytochrome c oxidase copper chaperone 1-like, translating into MGGLATENTSSALALPALQPNQGSAVTNTSLDTKPKKKICCACPDTKKLRDECIVQHGEDACTKWIEAHKMCLRAEGFNI; encoded by the coding sequence ATGGGTGGGCTGGCTACAGAAAATACTTCCTCTGCCTTGGCTTTGCCAGCCTTGCAGCCAAATCAAGGGTCGGCCGTCACAAACACCAGCTTGGACACTAAgccaaagaagaagatatgctgTGCTTGCCCTGATACAAAGAAGCTGCGAGATGAATGCATTGTGCAGCATGGTGAAGATGCTTGCACAAAATGGATCGAGGCTCATAAGATGTGTCTCCGTGCAGAAGGCTTCAACATTTGA
- the LOC126802076 gene encoding pyrroline-5-carboxylate reductase, with product MEALPIPTETYKLGFIGAGKMAESISRGVVRSGLLPPNRITTSHSSPIRRQAFESFGVHVLPTNDDVVNESDVVIFSVKPQVVKDVILQLRPLLSTNKLLVSVAAGLKLKDLQDWAGHSRFIRVMPNTPSAVGAAATVFSLGGAATEQDGDLIANLFGSVGKTWKADEKLFDAVTGLSGSGPAYIYLAIEALADGGVAAGLASQTVLGAASMATSSGKHPGQLKDDVTSPGGTTITGIHELEKGGFRGILMNAVVAAARRSRELSQN from the exons ATGGAGGCGCTACCGATCCCGACAGAGACGTACAAGCTTGGCTTCATCGGAGCAGGTAAAATGGCGGAGAGCATTTCCAGAGGAGTCGTCCGATCTGGCTTACTCCCCCCAAATCGCATCACCACCTCCCACTCTAGCCCCATTCGACGTCAAGCCTTTGAGTCCTTTGGGGTCCACGTCCTACCTACCAACGATGAC GTGGTTAATGAGAGTGATGTGGTCATTTTCTCTGTCAAGCCTCAAGTTG TTAAAGATGTAATTTTGCAACTGAGGCCGTTGCTTTCCACAAACAAGCTGCTTGTTTCAGTTGCTGCTGGACTCAAATTGAAGGATCTGCAG GATTGGGCCGGTCACAGCCGATTTATCAGGGTAATGCCCAATACTCCTTCTGCTGTTGGTGCGGCAGCAACAG TTTTCAGCTTGGGAGGAGCTGCAACAGAACAAGATGGAGACTTAATAGCTAATTTATTTGGATCAGTAGGCAAGACATGGAAAGCCGATGAAAAATTGTTTGATGCAGTTACTGGCCTAAG TGGCAGTGgtcctgcatatatatacttgGCTATAGAGGCTTTGGCAGATGGAGGAGTTGCTGCAGGTCTGGCATCTCAAACT GTATTAGGTGCAGCATCTATGGCTACTAGTTCCGGGAAGCATCCAGGTCAACTAAAAGATGATGTAACATCACCTGGTGGAACTACCATCACTGGTATTCATGAGCTGGAGAAAGGTGGATTTCGTGGAATATTGATGAATGCAGTCGTTGCTGCTGCTAGGCGCAGCCGAGAACTTTCACAGAACTAG